Proteins from a single region of Fundulus heteroclitus isolate FHET01 chromosome 12, MU-UCD_Fhet_4.1, whole genome shotgun sequence:
- the polr3d gene encoding DNA-directed RNA polymerase III subunit RPC4 codes for MADSGDQSGQRAPGPGGSGSTGPLGRRLPAGISAGRLPSMRSRDLTLGGVKKKTFTPNIIGRKLKEEPKGEGVPRRERRDADRGRGPRQRGRGRGHPEVIQSHSIFEQGPAESMVKRKGGYESERDAPSMGPSPIINIKKEKRETEEETKEILRKLERDNFIDDPFLRSDQRSCPVQLPLAVSGWGFTEEFNSAAVKIEKTDPDEAMESSVQVKQEPEEVEIKKAEATFRPPPLPEPEVLPELLHRWSLSKGEELLFVQLPDSLPGQPPTREQKLIKTEVQSEDGQSVLLKTESQEEEAEESSCNLKDLREGVVGKMLVRKSGRVQLILGQVTLDVSLGTSCSFLQELVSVQAAEKTGNLTVLGNVRHKMVCSPDFEALLENRT; via the exons ATGGCAGACTCAGGGGACCAGAGCGGCCAGCGGGCTCCAGGCCCTGGAGGCAGCGGCAGCACAGGACCACTGGGTCGTCGACTGCCAGCAGGCATCTCTGCTGGCCGCCTCCCCTCGATGCGATCCAGAGACCTGACCCTAGGAGGAGTAAAGAAG aaaacctttACCCCCAACATCATTGGCCGAAAACTTAAAGAAGA ACCGAAGGGCGAAGGCGTGCCGAGGCGCGAGCGGAGGGATGCAGATCGAGGTCGGGGCCCGCGACAacggggccggggccggggccATCCCGAGGTCATCCAGTCTCACTCCATCTTTGAGCAGGGCCCTGCAGAGAGTATGGTGAAGAGAAAAG GAGGCTACGAGAGCGAAAGAGACGCTCCGAGCATGGGACCCTCGCCCATCATCAACATTAAGAAGGAGAAGCGGGAGACGGAGGAGGAAACCAAGGAGATTCTGCGCAAACTGGAGCGAGACAAT TTCATAGACGACCCTTTCCTGAGGAGCGACCAGAGGAGCTGCCCCGTCCAGCTCCCCCTGGCTGTGTCGGGGTGGGGATTCACGGAGGAGTTCAACAGTGCCGCCGTTAAAATAGAAAAGACAGACCCAGACGAGGCCATGGAGTCTTCGGTTCAAG TGAAACAAGAGCCAGAGGAAGTGGAGATCAAAAAGGCTGAAGCCACTTTCAGACCTCCTCCGCTCCCTGAGCCCGAAGTTCTCCCCGAGCTGCTGCACAGGTGGAGCCTGAGCAAAGGGGAGGAGCTGCTGTTCGTCCAGCTGCCCGACTCTCTGCCCGGCCAGCCCCCCACCAGGGAGCAAAAGCTGATAAAAACCGAGGTGCAGTCGGAGGACGGGCAGTCGGTGCTCCTGAAGACGGAGTCACAG GAGGAGGAAGCCGAAGAGAGCAGCTGCAACCTGAAGGACCTGAGGGAGGGCGTCGTTGGGAAGATGCTGGTACGGAAGTCTGGCCGTGTGCAGCTCATTCTGGGACAGGTGACCCTGGATGTGTCCCTGGGAACATCGTGCTCTTTCCTTCAG GAACTGGTCTCTGTTCAAGCGGCAGAAAAGACAGGAAACCTGACAGTATTAGGGAATGTCAGACACAAAATGGTCTGCTCCCCAGACTTCGAGGCTCTGCTGGAGAACAGGACATGA